Sequence from the Plasmodium yoelii strain 17X genome assembly, chromosome: 10 genome:
CTATATacttgtcttaaaaaagtataattcccttatctctcctatcTAAAATGTAAATACAACAATTTAATTAcgcatagttttatattatactttataatttgcatcaatagttatttatatgtttaatatttactaagtattattttaaaacaatatacatttaaagacttatttaagcttataaatacgggacCAGTGCTAATtctcgttttaaaccgtgagaaagatgtgcaaaatatattataaaattatctaataatgtatatttctaaatttaattatataagaataaaaataaagttattggacTCATTAACATAGATTGTAAagttatctatattaaataaaataatattaaaattatgtatatgcaattaaaaaagggaacaatgcaacatattttgtaaatgttataattttataaaaataaaagctatataatattagaaacaattatataaatatttaatatacttaaaaaaattactatttacatacttttaaggattatagtaataatataattttttattttttaaatttatacagtattaagttttagaagggcaatcattaaaacataaaaataaatatataccttttctatgttcaaacatactttaaattgtttataaaattatatccatttttataataaagttatacatatgttagtaagaatagcattttttgtataaaatgcatcatatctatatttaatcaaaaatgtattaagcagccctctatttaaggtaatttagttaattatcataaacaTAAATGCAACTtttctttagtaataatattattttattattctatattaatttatttattaaaaagcttataatatatttaactacagacatttgttatttatagggttaaagtatttgcgtcacatattgggagcattgtatataaaatagcatgattttactcaatttacaaatcaaaaataattttccattataatgaatgagaaagtggtatatgcattttttaataataataatttcctttacattttttgatattgtattatatatatcattaaactttattttataagagtttcattaaaaaatatttatattatatttttttaaatgttttcttagtgtagAAATTTCTTTGCTATAAGGAACTCGATTTCCGATCAATTGAACAAAGATGGAAACTATCAActtattattgaaaataatttaaatgggTATTGTAGTGGTAATAAGTGTGAACATGAGCTCGAAAAAGttaatgctggatgtttatatttgtttgatgCATTTTTTAAGAATTCTTCTGTGTTCAATTATCATAATAACATCAATGTTGTTTAttacattatgatatggttaagtcatatgttaaacctaaagGAAAATAATGAAAGCCACATCAGTGCTCTaaaccatttttataatacatatataaataatgataaatacaaaaatactATAAATGATGTTACGGGGTATAATAGTTATAAGGATttaatagataaaaaaaaattgatgaaTATGGATATCAAaattatatctaaattttatgatgcatttaataCATTATGTATGTTGTATATTGAATTTGATGATAAAAGTCCAGATTGCAACAAATATTTGAAATATGCTGAtgaatttgataaaaaatataaaaaacttaATAAAGATTCTAGTATTACTGGAAACGATTCATATAATCAACTATTGTGTACtttatcaactgattatgataattttaaaaagaaatatagtAATGTTCAAAGTTGCAAATCTTCACCCCTTCCAACGATAGAAAAATGTGTCCAAAGTTCTGAAGTAACTTCTGCACAAACATTTGAGGTtgcatcatcaagttcgacgataggaaacaaattatttatagttttatcgatatttggtgcaatagcatttcttttaggaatttcttataaggtaaataataaggaatttaaaaactatttgcattaaatatatgcaaacgttaacaaataaatcatacgcttattaaaattttatattagtattcattatttggatttcggaaacgatttcaaaaacaaaaattaagagaaaaaataaaaaatataaagaagagaataaatcattaatatatgattcgaagagagtgactatttcaggaatagtaataatggttgATATATCTAAGAatctatttatttaaaaataatttgtgatcaaaatatgtgaataatttttatatagtttttatgttgtggaccccacattcgggttagggctaagcatcatattgtatataattttttataatttaaacactaatttaatatatgtatcattccgtatgtttaatcaaaAGATGAAGTTAAAAAGTCAAAATATGCAACAAAAAGGGGAATAATCTACATGAAAGGGATCAATACCAAATTTcccataaagtataatatatacaattgtgTGTTTatgccgatttaatatgattaaaataaaatgtctatattgcatatattaatatatatattgattatatatgaagtCCCATTATGCTTtatcataattgcctattatataagccttgataacccagaactatattgaattatgcatttaataatgtttctttattttatgaaaattttatttagtaaaacttataacttgtatcatatttattttaatttaaatcatattatccaactgaactgtaataatagataaacataaaatatagatttataaatatcgatcgagaatcgacaatgtaacataatctataaaatattattatgcttctatcattttttgtaatacataaaaattgaattatatacaatattttttaagttttaattgtagttactattctctttttgtatttcctTTGCATtcgtattaaaattaattaatattaacaGAACTAGCTAtaaatgttttaatttatttatcataaggtataataatatattaattactataaatttttaaattttataactttgaggtataaataaattatattttaaaataattaaaaaaataaaatataagtgtattaataaaatttaatgttatattttattctaataattataaataatatgatatataaaattattgttattattatatggctatacatataatctaataaaatactctaccaataactaatattggaATATTGTTTTAATGTGGgaacttcatataattaaatattaatatgaattttatcgaaaagacacataataatacatataaagggataatttttatatatttgttaaagatccaatttggGATTTGTAATTTTATATCCTAAAAAACTGGATAAATAGAGAAAAGGATATAGACTTAATTAACGTTAAATGTCTTtctattattccatattatcattgttttgtcataaaattaataaaatatagaatttttaataaattatttgattgtatatacattgataactatagcAGTAGAATATATAgggaaaaaatgaacaatacAGAATATttagcaaatatttatttaaatgtatatattaaaatagcaaatatatcttatctctctcctcttaaaggacaatataataacctaatcacgtatatttttatattatactttaaaatttacatcagagttatttatttattaatatttaatatttactatgtattattttaaaaactatttatatttaaagacttatttaatcttataaatatgggttcagtgctaatttttgttttaaggaatggaaaatatgcataaaatagTTTATAAAATTGCCCAATAAGATATACttctaaattgaagtatataggaataaaaataaagttatcggactcattaaaatggattattaatttatctatattaattacaaatattataaatttacgTAATTTGCAAAGATAATGGAACATGCAacataatttgaaaatactataattttagaaaaatctatattatataatataagaaacaaatatatagtatttaatatattttaaaaaataactatttatatacttttaagactatagtaataatggatttcttaattgtttcgattttttcagtatattattttttgggtGCCacttattaaaacaaaagatatgaCGTTGTTTATGTTCTAcattaaagcatatgtataagatgatatgtttttaattcattataatgttaCTTTaacttttataataatgctcatatgagtgttattaaggataaacatttatgtaaaattgtatttacatatatatggtaaaaaatgtattaaacacCCTGCAAAATAAGGTAATTATCTAACtacaataaattatatattgttccatatcatctttaaattattattaaaaatgataataacatGCTTAACCAcagataattttatattaaagttcaattattttgtcatttattaagcgtaaaatatataaaacaatatgatgttacataatttacacattataaacaaaataaaattacaatgGATTATCTCCTggtatattcattttttaataaaatttgtctttctttatattttttgatgttATATTAcctataaaattcattaaatttGATTTTACAAGAGtttcattaacatatatttttattatacttttttaaatgttttcttagtgtatGAGGTTTAGTACATTGAGAAACTATTTCCCCGATGAATTAAACGAATCTACAGAACGCAATTTTCATGATAATGGGCAAATTAGGAATTATTGCCCTGATGGAGGTTCAGGAGGCAAAAAAGAATGTAAGACTGATTTAGATAAAATAAAGGCTGGGTGTTTATGGTTGTTTGAGCAATTTTTTGTGAAAAGTAAAAAACAAGATATCAATATTGTTGAATACATTATGATGTGGTTAAGTAATATGCTAAgcataaaaaattttgagGAGTTTAAGAATATAAGTGAATTTTACAATAaacatatagaaaataatccACATTATATTAAGTGTGATAATGATGGTAAAGATTGTAGtgattcattaaaaaaaataacggGATGTGCAAATTATAACGaaatcataaataaaaaaaaggattTGTTGAATATTAGTATTGAAaatatgtctaaattttatgatgcatttaaattattatgtagcATGTATACTGAACTTAATGCAAATGAcacaaaaaataagaaatatttagaaaatgctaatgaatttgttaaaaaatatgataaactTAACGATCCTAATAATACTAAAGATAACACCTATTATCATatattgtctacattatcaaatgattataacaattttaaaaattattgtaaAGACAATGAAGTTGATTGTAACGATATCCCATCAATTTCCCCGataaaaacacaaaaaaatggTGTACGAAGTTCTGCACATAACCATGTACAAAATTCTGAAGTTACACCATCAAGCCCATCAGTCGTAAGTAAATTAAttccagttttatcgataatTGTTGCAATACCAATATTCTTgggaattttttataaggtaaataataaggaattaaaaaatataatatttatatattattttcattatatatatgcaaatgttaacaaaaaaatattacgcttcttaacattttatattagtattcgttatttggatttcggaaacgatctcaaaaacaacatttaagagaaaagataaaaaaataaagaagaaaatggatcCTTAATATGtgattcgaagagtagtGACCATTttaggaatagtaataatgatttatgtATGTTAACAAACTGTCTATTCCAaagtaatttttgatcataatttttatatagtttttatgttgtgggaccCATATTGGGGTTAGTGTTAAACATTAGATTGCATTTAGTTTTgtataatttgaaaattaattaaatatatatatcattccgtatgtttaatctcgAAATGGTGCCTAAATATGCAACCCAAAGGGGTACCACgattaatataaaaagagccacataacattttttcatatgttataatatatataattaagttttaatattgatattggctatatatgaattaatattatgctatatcataattatttattatatatgactTGTTAACCCAtagttatattgaattatgcatatcataatatatttttttatttgatgaaacattttatttagtaaaacttataatttgtatcatatttgttttaatttaaatcatattATCAAACTGaacttaaataatatatattcataaaatatagatgcatgggATATCGATCGGGAGtcgacaatacaacgttatctataaaaggcattttatgcatctaatatttttaataatacaataaaaatatggataataataaagattaCATTATAGgtatatgtatactatccttttaactttcgattatatataatataattttatgctaaagttttaattaatattgataGAAATCgttctatatacattaatttatttactataaaggtataatattagattaatcgTTATtcgtttttaaattttatattttcaggtataaatatattacatttaaaatagttaagacaaaatataagtatattaataaaatttcatgttttgttctaataattataaataatatgacaaaataatgttattattatatgcctatacatataaaataataaaatactctaCGAATAACTTATAttaaacattattttattgtggaaacttcatataattaaatattaattttatcgaaaagacacataacaatacattataaaggtatcaatgctatatatatgttaaagattcaatttgggatatgtggtttaatattctaaaaatatgaatcaaTGGTGAAAGGGTTAAAGactcaattcatgttaaatggtattttattattcacattAGTGTTTAGTGAATAATCATTTTATAATCCAAAACAACATTACTGTataatagaattaataaaatatagaatttttaataaattatttgaatgataTACATTAACTATAATagtagaatatataagataaaattatgcataatatttagcaaatatttatataaatatatatattaaagagctaatatatcttatctctctcctattaaagggtaaaataataatctaatcaaacatagttttccattatactttaaaatttacataatagttatttatatgttaatatttaatatatactaattatgattttaaaaacaatatgatcttaaagacttatttaaggtTATAAATATGGGTTCAGTactaattgtcgttttaaaccgtggaaattatgcgtaaaatatattataaaattatccaatAGAGAATACTTCTCAATTGgaatatgtaggaataaaaataaagttatttaacgcattaaaattattttttaatttatctacattcattaaaaacaatatgaatTTATGTATTTTGCATAGAAATGGAACAATACAACTTATTTTGTAACTGttattttagaaaagactgtattatatattataagaaacaagtatgtAAGTATTTAGTAtatcttattaaataattatttatatactttaaggattgtaataataataactttcttaaatttatatatttatgcattatttaagttttaggaCGTTGTCtgtgttctatattaaagcatatgtataagtatgtattttttaaattcattataaaagtatattaatttttataataaagttataccaaatgttagtaagaatagtattttttgtataaaatgcatcatatatacatatggtaAAGTGTATAAGCAACcttctatttaaggtaatttagctaaatgccataaaataaatataatatgattttagtaataatactatattattattttatatgaagttaaaattaagaataatatgtcTAACGAAAGATAACTGCTACGTAAAGAGATTAAGTAAAtacaacatatataaataatatcacCCCCGTAATCTCCAAATTATAAcagaatttcattataatgaattctAAAGTGGTATATATcctttttcttatattattcgtATGTTGTATtactataaattatattaattttaattatagtaccatttatgttaatacattttttgtttaattcgtaaaatatattcgtagtGTGAATCAATTAATACGATCGATAAGTATTTTGATGATGATTCGAACAACCCGGGACAAAATAATCTTaggaatttattaaatacgTTTTTCGCTGATAGTGAATGTTGtaatgatgaagaaaatattatctATGGTTTTATAATGTTACTAAATATGATTGGTGAGGAATATATAGATAGTGATAAACTTGTTGAATAcgctattttatggttaagttataaactaaatcaaaaaaaagaaaatggaaCGATCATATTAAACGATTTTCTTACTGAAcatataataacaaatagTTGCTATATTAAGCATATAGATGGTGATAGTGatagtgataataatattaataagggtgctatagaaaaaaaaataagatcgatggatattgatattaaagatatatctaatttttatgatgcatttaaatcattatgtaacatgtataGTGAAGTTGATATAGACAACTACCAATGCAAGACATGTTTAGAAAGTGCTGGAGAATtgtttgaaaaatatgaaaaacttaaaaatgctttagatattaataaaggaaGTTCTTATTATAAACTATTGTCTAGTTTATCAAAAGATTATAAAGAATTTGAAAGTAATTATAAAACTTTTAGGTGTGGAAATAGCTTACCACTTGTAGCTTGTCCACGAAGTTcagtaacaaaaaatatactaattACAATTggaattatatttgttgcagcatcaattttattgggagtttcttataaggtaaataataaggaatttaaaaattattttcattaaatatatgcaaaggttatcaaaaaacatattttattaacattttatattagtattcgttatttggatttcggaaacgatctcaaaaacaacatttaagagaaaagctaaaaaaataaagaagaaactgatcattaatatattattcgaagagtagtgattattccaggaatagtaataatgattgatatattttaagaattgtctatttcgaagtaatttttgcataatttttatatagtttttatatgtggaacccatattcgggttagggctaagtat
This genomic interval carries:
- a CDS encoding PIR protein produces the protein MNEKVCRNFFAIRNSISDQLNKDGNYQLIIENNLNGYCSGNKCEHELEKVNAGCLYLFDAFFKNSSVFNYHNNINVVYYIMIWLSHMLNLKENNESHISALNHFYNTYINNDKYKNTINDVTGYNSYKDLIDKKKLMNMDIKIISKFYDAFNTLCMLYIEFDDKSPDCNKYLKYADEFDKKYKKLNKDSSITGNDSYNQLLCTLSTDYDNFKKKYSNVQSCKSSPLPTIEKCVQSSEVTSAQTFEVASSSSTIGNKLFIVLSIFGAIAFLLGISYKYSLFGFRKRFQKQKLREKIKNIKKRINH
- a CDS encoding PIR protein; the encoded protein is MDYLLCMRFSTLRNYFPDELNESTERNFHDNGQIRNYCPDGGSGGKKECKTDLDKIKAGCLWLFEQFFVKSKKQDINIVEYIMMWLSNMLSIKNFEEFKNISEFYNKHIENNPHYIKCDNDGKDCSDSLKKITGCANYNEIINKKKDLLNISIENMSKFYDAFKLLCSMYTELNANDTKNKKYLENANEFVKKYDKLNDPNNTKDNTYYHILSTLSNDYNNFKNYCKDNEVDCNDIPSISPIKTQKNGVRSSAHNHVQNSEVTPSSPSVVSKLIPVLSIIVAIPIFLGIFYKYSLFGFRKRSQKQHLREKIKK
- a CDS encoding PIR protein codes for the protein MNSKVCESINTIDKYFDDDSNNPGQNNLRNLLNTFFADSECCNDEENIIYGFIMLLNMIGEEYIDSDKLVEYAILWLSYKLNQKKENGTIILNDFLTEHIITNSCYIKHIDGDSDSDNNINKGAIEKKIRSMDIDIKDISNFYDAFKSLCNMYSEVDIDNYQCKTCLESAGELFEKYEKLKNALDINKGSSYYKLLSSLSKDYKEFESNYKTFRCGNSLPLVACPRSSVTKNILITIGIIFVAASILLGVSYKYSLFGFRKRSQKQHLREKLKK